Proteins from a single region of Candidatus Kryptoniota bacterium:
- a CDS encoding uroporphyrinogen decarboxylase family protein: protein MVVGGTVARGYSPEIIGDNIAKNEFGLYMKPTPLYVEVVKCPLDNAETVGDIDRYPFPDPYAPGRFDKAKRDIEQYGEDYFVIGDVEITLFEMAWHLTGLEKYLMAMISEEPWVDRLNDRVEAWSTGIAIQLVKAGVDAIWLGEDLGSQTSMLIAPDIWRRMFKGRHKRLIDKLKKKNPDIIIIMHSDGAVAPLLDDFIEIGVDVYNPVQPNVPGSDPRELKDKYGNRICFFGGIDQQELLPRGDVEEIRKEIKRRIGILGEGRGYLLAPAHIVQADVSTETVKEMIKAAMKFGSYGSPNG from the coding sequence GTGGTTGTCGGCGGAACAGTTGCAAGAGGTTATTCGCCTGAAATAATCGGAGATAATATTGCGAAAAACGAGTTTGGGCTCTATATGAAACCTACTCCGCTGTATGTCGAAGTAGTGAAATGTCCGCTGGATAATGCTGAGACAGTCGGCGATATAGACAGGTACCCGTTTCCAGATCCATATGCTCCGGGAAGATTCGACAAGGCCAAGCGGGACATAGAACAGTACGGAGAGGATTATTTTGTCATTGGAGATGTGGAGATTACGCTATTCGAAATGGCCTGGCATCTTACCGGATTGGAGAAGTATCTCATGGCGATGATATCTGAGGAACCTTGGGTGGATAGATTGAACGATCGCGTTGAAGCGTGGAGCACGGGAATTGCAATACAATTGGTGAAAGCTGGTGTCGACGCCATCTGGCTTGGGGAGGATCTGGGGAGTCAGACATCAATGCTTATCGCTCCGGATATATGGAGACGCATGTTTAAGGGGCGTCACAAAAGGTTAATTGACAAATTAAAGAAAAAGAATCCGGATATTATTATCATCATGCATTCGGATGGAGCTGTCGCTCCACTGCTCGATGACTTCATAGAGATCGGCGTTGATGTTTACAATCCTGTGCAGCCGAATGTTCCCGGTTCCGATCCGAGAGAGCTGAAAGATAAATACGGTAACCGGATTTGTTTTTTTGGCGGGATTGATCAACAGGAATTGCTGCCAAGGGGCGATGTTGAAGAGATACGCAAGGAGATAAAACGCAGAATAGGAATCCTTGGTGAAGGCAGAGGATATTTGCTTGCACCTGCTCATATTGTTCAGGCAGATGTGTCGACAGAAACGGTCAAAGAAATGATAAAGGCTGCAATGAAGTTCGGTTCATATGGAAGCCCCAATGGATAA